Proteins encoded together in one uncultured Fibrobacter sp. window:
- a CDS encoding aminopeptidase produces MTDPRITQLATNLINDAVRLQAGENILIETTDTPDELSTELVKAVEKAGGNAFVHNYNSRVRRQVLLSASEAQMKLSADLALAEMKRMQAYIAIRGADNAMENCDVSDEKMLMYRKITKETLDYRVNKTKWCVLRWPNPSMAQGAKMSTEAFEDFYFKACLADYPKMGRAAQNLIDLMNKTDKVRLVANDTDITFSIKGIPAVPCCGNMNIPDGEVYTAPVNGSINGVIHYNTPTLYEGKHFSGVRLVFKEGKIVEATCDSGDNAQLNAIFDTDEGARRVGEFAIGFNPFVNAPMCDILFDEKIAGSIHFTPGMCYEDAYNGNQSAIHWDLVLIMRPEYGGGEIWFDDKLIRKDGLFVVDELKCLNPDQLGL; encoded by the coding sequence ATGACCGATCCACGCATTACACAACTTGCTACGAATTTAATCAACGACGCTGTCCGCCTCCAGGCCGGAGAAAATATCCTCATCGAAACAACCGACACCCCGGACGAACTGTCCACGGAACTGGTCAAGGCTGTTGAAAAAGCGGGAGGCAACGCCTTTGTCCATAACTACAACAGCCGTGTCCGTCGCCAAGTTCTCCTTTCTGCAAGCGAAGCCCAGATGAAGCTTTCTGCAGATTTAGCCCTTGCCGAGATGAAGCGCATGCAGGCCTATATCGCAATCCGTGGCGCGGACAATGCCATGGAAAACTGCGACGTGAGCGACGAGAAAATGCTCATGTACCGCAAGATTACCAAAGAGACGCTTGATTACCGCGTGAACAAGACGAAATGGTGCGTGTTGCGCTGGCCCAATCCGTCCATGGCCCAGGGCGCCAAGATGAGCACCGAAGCCTTCGAGGACTTCTATTTCAAGGCATGCCTGGCCGATTACCCGAAAATGGGCCGTGCCGCACAGAACCTGATTGACTTGATGAACAAGACCGACAAGGTGCGCCTTGTGGCAAATGACACCGACATCACGTTCAGCATCAAGGGAATCCCCGCCGTGCCCTGCTGCGGCAACATGAACATCCCCGACGGCGAAGTCTACACGGCCCCGGTGAACGGGAGCATCAATGGCGTGATTCACTACAATACGCCGACGCTTTACGAAGGCAAGCATTTCAGCGGCGTCCGCTTGGTGTTCAAGGAAGGCAAGATCGTGGAAGCCACTTGCGACTCGGGCGACAACGCGCAACTCAACGCCATATTCGATACGGACGAGGGCGCCCGCCGCGTGGGCGAGTTTGCCATCGGTTTCAACCCCTTCGTGAACGCGCCGATGTGCGACATCCTCTTCGACGAAAAAATCGCCGGCAGCATCCACTTTACACCGGGAATGTGCTACGAAGACGCCTACAATGGCAACCAGAGCGCCATCCACTGGGACCTCGTTCTCATCATGCGCCCGGAATACGGCGGCGGTGAAATCTGGTTCGACGACAAGCTTATCCGTAAAGACGGCCTGTTCGTGGTCGACGAACTCAAGTGCCTGAACCCCGACCAATTGGGGTTGTAG
- a CDS encoding AgmX/PglI C-terminal domain-containing protein, translated as MKPQTKKQKQATEKFIESLMPDSDKRMWRIAGTSIIAALSVGFWATTYERVIDEIVFEKTASVEIATTMNIIEKKEEKKQEKQEKKIVKNENKRKRQGGGGKRAGRGDPRSPEQRGILKMLAARTQNANAEVYNLTNQKFAKDIDKILKNVNGLQVTGKTQIASTRHGKLDAGFNEGVASGGSGGIGDALGSLIGGSAGAISTKSIGKLKPPSERDIDVGQGNSSRSASDIMKVVRQRTPGLRHIYNKFLKKKPGFQGKVTLKFTIAPGGEVVSIAVASSTTGYAEFDADIKNAVGRWTFSKVKSGNTTVTIPFTFSE; from the coding sequence ATGAAACCGCAAACCAAAAAACAAAAACAAGCAACAGAAAAGTTCATCGAGTCCCTGATGCCGGATTCCGACAAGAGGATGTGGCGCATTGCCGGTACGTCCATCATTGCCGCACTTTCGGTAGGTTTCTGGGCGACTACGTATGAACGCGTAATCGACGAGATTGTCTTCGAAAAGACGGCATCTGTGGAGATTGCGACAACCATGAACATCATCGAAAAAAAGGAGGAAAAAAAGCAGGAAAAACAAGAAAAGAAAATCGTAAAAAATGAAAACAAACGCAAGAGGCAAGGCGGCGGAGGCAAGCGCGCGGGCCGTGGGGATCCTCGCTCTCCCGAGCAGCGGGGGATTCTCAAGATGCTTGCGGCGCGGACACAGAACGCGAATGCCGAAGTCTACAACTTGACGAACCAGAAATTTGCGAAGGATATCGACAAGATCCTCAAGAACGTGAACGGTTTGCAGGTGACCGGGAAGACGCAAATCGCATCGACCCGTCATGGTAAACTGGATGCCGGGTTCAACGAAGGTGTTGCTTCGGGCGGGAGCGGAGGAATCGGTGATGCGTTGGGGAGCCTGATCGGCGGATCTGCCGGGGCCATCTCTACCAAGTCCATCGGCAAACTGAAACCGCCTTCCGAGCGGGATATCGACGTGGGTCAGGGCAATTCCTCGCGTTCTGCTTCTGATATCATGAAGGTGGTCCGCCAGCGTACTCCGGGACTGCGTCATATCTACAACAAGTTCCTCAAGAAAAAGCCCGGCTTCCAGGGCAAGGTCACGCTGAAGTTCACGATTGCCCCGGGCGGGGAAGTCGTCAGCATCGCGGTGGCCTCCTCTACGACGGGTTACGCCGAATTCGACGCCGACATCAAGAATGCCGTCGGTCGGTGGACATTCAGCAAGGTCAAGTCGGGCAATACCACCGTAACAATCCCGTTTACCTTCTCGGAGTAA
- the alr gene encoding alanine racemase gives MKLLPTPPDLNKIARPNWIEINLDALCNNIQFIRSQIPANTKILIPVKADAYGHGSLACSFAAKFGGADYLGVAHINEGMLLRQYGMDLPILVLGPCTPADFAYFVEFQLTAAITDLRTAQLFDQFLAETGTTCLAHLAIDTGMNRYGFDAEDFDSIRTALHLKHIEFEGMFTHLATADMPGNPKTDVQIQRFSRLVDVLEAEGIRPPVCHCSSSAGTLTHPESHFDMVRPGLTLYGYNCMGPVPSPYPIRPVMKIKSTIRHIHIVKPGETVSYGGYWMAQQPTRIATIAIGYGDGYLRGEYNKGFVMIRGQICPILGRVCMDATMVDVSHIPDVQVGETVDVVNGELDFHISMESVADDHHTIPYELTSRVARRLYRKYFWKNRLVRWDYLKQEFGVQDYREYPLR, from the coding sequence ATGAAACTTTTACCCACCCCACCCGACTTAAACAAGATTGCGCGCCCGAACTGGATAGAAATCAACTTGGACGCCCTGTGCAACAATATCCAATTTATCCGGAGCCAGATCCCTGCCAATACGAAAATCCTGATTCCCGTGAAGGCTGACGCCTACGGGCACGGGAGCCTGGCCTGCTCGTTTGCCGCCAAGTTCGGTGGTGCCGACTACCTCGGCGTGGCCCACATCAACGAGGGCATGCTCCTGCGCCAGTACGGCATGGACCTCCCTATCCTGGTGCTCGGCCCCTGCACTCCCGCAGACTTCGCCTATTTTGTAGAATTCCAACTGACTGCCGCCATTACGGACCTCCGCACGGCACAGCTATTCGACCAGTTCCTCGCCGAGACGGGGACAACATGCCTCGCCCACCTCGCCATCGACACCGGCATGAACCGCTACGGCTTCGACGCCGAGGACTTCGACAGCATCCGCACGGCACTTCACCTCAAGCATATTGAATTTGAGGGCATGTTCACGCACCTCGCCACGGCCGACATGCCGGGCAACCCGAAAACGGACGTTCAGATCCAGCGTTTCAGCCGCTTGGTCGATGTTCTGGAAGCCGAAGGAATCCGCCCGCCTGTTTGCCACTGCAGCAGCTCGGCAGGCACGCTCACGCACCCCGAAAGCCATTTCGACATGGTCCGCCCCGGCCTCACACTTTACGGCTACAACTGCATGGGTCCAGTACCTTCCCCCTACCCCATCCGCCCTGTCATGAAAATCAAGAGCACCATCCGGCACATCCACATCGTGAAGCCGGGAGAAACGGTCAGCTACGGCGGCTACTGGATGGCACAGCAGCCGACCCGAATCGCGACAATAGCCATCGGTTACGGCGACGGCTACTTGCGCGGGGAATACAACAAGGGATTCGTGATGATTCGCGGGCAGATTTGCCCGATTCTCGGCCGCGTGTGCATGGACGCGACGATGGTCGACGTGAGCCACATCCCCGACGTGCAAGTCGGCGAGACGGTCGATGTCGTGAACGGCGAACTCGATTTCCACATATCCATGGAAAGTGTAGCGGACGACCACCACACTATTCCGTACGAACTCACTAGCCGCGTCGCAAGACGCCTATACCGTAAATACTTCTGGAAGAACCGCCTTGTCCGCTGGGATTACCTCAAGCAGGAGTTCGGCGTCCAGGATTACAGGGAATACCCGTTAAGGTAA
- a CDS encoding OmpA family protein, with translation MRFKQDDNRNPWMAYTDLGVALVSLFILAFVAMATLKEQKAEDLTRTEEEVLSCQEQMRKIAAERNALLSKSLQTSIEAGLIALEDGKIQIQASFLFPLNGANLTPEGVSVIQGISKGLLDALDTGDVIMVSGFTDDTPVKSSTYTNWHLSSERAVNVVKALVAQGFPPDRLFAAGFGEHQPKYPNDSEEHRRLNRRVEIGVTPLTKTGSKE, from the coding sequence ATGCGGTTCAAGCAAGACGACAACCGTAATCCGTGGATGGCCTATACAGACTTGGGCGTTGCCCTGGTATCTTTGTTCATCCTTGCGTTCGTGGCAATGGCCACCCTCAAGGAGCAAAAAGCCGAAGACCTTACACGTACCGAAGAAGAAGTCCTCAGCTGTCAGGAACAGATGCGCAAGATTGCCGCCGAGCGCAATGCCCTCCTGTCCAAGAGTTTGCAGACCTCTATCGAGGCAGGCCTTATCGCCCTCGAAGATGGCAAGATTCAAATTCAGGCGAGTTTCCTTTTCCCGCTGAACGGCGCGAACCTCACTCCCGAAGGCGTTAGCGTGATTCAGGGGATTAGCAAGGGCTTGCTAGATGCGCTAGATACTGGCGATGTCATCATGGTAAGCGGATTTACTGACGATACTCCGGTGAAGTCCTCCACGTACACCAACTGGCATCTTTCTTCGGAACGCGCCGTGAATGTGGTTAAGGCTCTTGTTGCGCAGGGTTTCCCACCTGACCGCCTCTTTGCGGCCGGGTTCGGTGAACATCAGCCCAAGTATCCCAATGACAGCGAAGAACACCGCCGTTTGAACCGTCGCGTGGAAATCGGCGTGACGCCGTTGACCAAGACGGGGAGCAAGGAGTAG
- a CDS encoding fimbrial protein, with amino-acid sequence MKNAFTSILLLSVVGLAVLLAGAFYFGAPLFGWIIMIAIFAVFIVEQALALKKLRQMSSESEIIDECERRRIYSASGDGVVAARIRLAERLLSKNVRLDSPVAFEVLSTGSSISIPRSASGSVILLGLMGTFFGLMYSVATAGGAIDNSTTQATLDTIQLLFQGMKGIFGTSLCGLFAALILNATRSVLIANRDAFMSRLDSMTLDMQGSVAEAGEENKSEIERLFQVVTKNLNDVVNSVQESLSGIVNKVGTELAAATESISSNINTSVEKISTNVGQSVEKLSSDMSKAVSGLNSMMDGLGKNLGDSVASSFAPMEKSVKSLAESVDSIPGKLDEKLSGLSGSLQTGLAGIGDEVKAGLENVTAAASKNIAESVTEQVKQSGEQWKSFMDALSAKTDSNTEYQKESLETLKNVALQVAEKAQAGSAELSQSVSEKISALSTDILGAFQKLSETSAVLLEAQKALTESIDNRVVKEKEATDALGGNIVETAELMRVNQSELSANLEMLRTGLESIIEKLNGDTAERDDEDNFVEHLNQTLEAFHERASEVLMENAVKTQEILLEVMEQMQRFSVSPAPSVAQQPKAEE; translated from the coding sequence ATGAAAAACGCATTCACTTCGATTTTGCTGCTTAGCGTCGTTGGCCTCGCTGTCTTGCTGGCGGGCGCATTCTATTTCGGCGCTCCGCTTTTCGGATGGATTATCATGATCGCGATTTTCGCCGTATTCATCGTGGAGCAGGCATTGGCATTGAAGAAGCTCAGGCAGATGTCTTCCGAGAGCGAAATCATCGACGAGTGCGAACGCCGCCGTATATATTCGGCCAGTGGTGATGGGGTGGTCGCTGCGCGAATCCGCTTGGCCGAACGCCTGTTGAGCAAGAATGTCCGCCTGGATTCCCCGGTGGCTTTCGAAGTGCTCTCGACGGGTTCGTCCATCTCTATCCCGCGCAGTGCGAGCGGTTCCGTGATTCTCCTTGGCCTTATGGGTACGTTCTTTGGCCTCATGTATTCGGTCGCGACGGCTGGTGGTGCTATCGACAATTCCACGACGCAGGCCACGCTTGATACCATCCAGCTTTTGTTCCAGGGGATGAAGGGTATCTTTGGTACTAGCCTTTGTGGTTTGTTCGCAGCGTTGATTTTGAATGCGACGCGCAGCGTGTTGATTGCTAACCGCGATGCCTTCATGAGCCGCCTTGATTCCATGACGCTCGACATGCAGGGCTCGGTGGCCGAAGCCGGCGAAGAAAATAAGAGCGAAATCGAACGCCTTTTCCAAGTGGTGACGAAGAACCTGAACGATGTCGTGAACTCTGTGCAGGAAAGCCTTTCCGGTATTGTCAATAAGGTCGGGACGGAACTCGCTGCTGCAACAGAAAGCATTTCAAGCAACATAAATACTTCGGTCGAGAAAATTTCTACAAATGTGGGCCAGTCCGTCGAAAAACTATCTTCTGACATGTCGAAGGCGGTGTCCGGGCTAAATTCCATGATGGATGGCTTGGGCAAGAATCTTGGCGATTCTGTGGCATCTTCTTTTGCTCCGATGGAAAAGAGCGTGAAGTCCTTGGCCGAATCGGTCGATTCTATTCCGGGCAAGCTGGATGAAAAGCTGAGCGGACTTTCCGGCTCGCTGCAGACGGGCCTCGCCGGTATCGGCGACGAAGTCAAGGCCGGTCTCGAAAATGTCACGGCCGCGGCAAGCAAGAATATTGCCGAATCCGTCACGGAACAGGTCAAGCAGTCTGGCGAACAGTGGAAGTCCTTCATGGATGCGCTTTCTGCCAAGACCGACTCCAACACGGAATACCAGAAGGAAAGCCTCGAAACGCTCAAGAACGTTGCCCTGCAAGTTGCCGAGAAGGCACAGGCGGGTTCTGCCGAACTCAGCCAGTCTGTTTCCGAAAAGATTTCCGCGCTTTCTACGGACATTTTGGGTGCATTCCAGAAACTTTCCGAAACCTCTGCTGTGCTGCTCGAAGCCCAGAAGGCTCTTACCGAAAGCATCGACAACCGCGTGGTCAAGGAGAAGGAAGCGACCGACGCTCTGGGTGGCAACATCGTCGAGACGGCAGAACTCATGCGAGTGAACCAGTCCGAACTGAGCGCGAACCTCGAAATGCTACGCACTGGCCTCGAATCGATTATCGAAAAGCTGAACGGCGATACGGCTGAACGCGACGACGAGGACAACTTTGTTGAACACCTCAACCAGACGCTGGAAGCCTTCCACGAGCGCGCAAGCGAAGTCCTCATGGAAAATGCGGTCAAGACTCAGGAAATCCTCCTCGAAGTCATGGAGCAGATGCAACGTTTCTCTGTATCTCCTGCTCCGTCTGTAGCCCAGCAGCCTAAGGCCGAGGAATAA